The following proteins are encoded in a genomic region of Thermococcus pacificus:
- a CDS encoding ribose-phosphate diphosphokinase — protein MFVVGSGAKHLEDELKALGAGLIEAEIRKFPDGEKYVRVLGSADEVTVVQSTFRPQDERLVELILLADALRERGVETLKAVVPYFAYSRQDRVTKEGEPVSVRAIMRALAVYYDELYVFDLHNPETLKFFPSKAVNVSPARAIADYFREKLGDGIVLAPDKGARERAKAVAEKLGLEFSHFEKERISPTEVRMTPVDVDVRGKNVLIVDDIISTGGTMVKAANLLREMGAGKVFVAATHGVFAEGAIERVGRAVDELAVTNTIPTPVSRISIVPDILGL, from the coding sequence ATGTTCGTTGTGGGAAGCGGTGCTAAACACCTGGAAGACGAGCTCAAAGCCCTTGGTGCAGGACTCATCGAGGCGGAGATAAGGAAGTTCCCGGACGGGGAGAAGTACGTCCGCGTTCTCGGCTCGGCGGATGAAGTGACCGTCGTGCAGTCGACCTTCCGTCCTCAGGACGAGCGCCTTGTAGAGCTTATCCTCCTTGCCGATGCCCTCCGCGAGAGGGGGGTTGAGACTCTGAAGGCTGTTGTTCCGTACTTCGCATACTCCAGGCAGGACAGGGTAACCAAGGAGGGCGAGCCGGTAAGCGTGAGGGCGATAATGAGGGCTCTCGCGGTTTATTACGACGAGCTCTACGTCTTCGACCTGCATAACCCAGAGACGCTGAAGTTCTTCCCGAGCAAGGCCGTCAACGTGTCCCCTGCCAGGGCGATAGCGGATTACTTCAGGGAGAAGCTCGGCGATGGCATCGTTTTGGCCCCCGACAAGGGTGCCCGCGAGAGGGCAAAGGCAGTTGCGGAAAAGCTCGGCCTTGAGTTCAGCCACTTCGAGAAGGAAAGGATTTCGCCGACCGAAGTTAGGATGACGCCGGTCGACGTGGACGTGAGGGGCAAGAACGTCCTCATAGTCGACGACATCATAAGCACCGGTGGCACGATGGTAAAGGCCGCAAACCTGCTGAGGGAGATGGGGGCCGGGAAGGTCTTCGTTGCGGCTACGCACGGTGTCTTCGCAGAGGGTGCCATAGAGAGGGTGGGCAGAGCTGTCGATGAGCTGGCCGTCACGAACACCATTCCAACACCCGTCTCGAGGATAAGCATAGTGCCCGATATACTGGGGCTTTAG
- a CDS encoding DUF1614 domain-containing protein — MNNRRLIIPPVSLPVLVIISVLFLLVFMLFSSIVMAAFGKLGMPPGVAYALFVFALVGSFINIPIAEETSYEPVLRVREVRFLGIPYPVPFFDWAERKVIIAVNVGGALVPLSITLYEILRMLYFGRFGLLFNTVLAVTIAALFSHAVARPVRGLGIAMPVFLPPLMAVLLGWVFGDGNPNVVAYISGTLGVLIGADLMNWNKIKNLGAPMVSIGGAGTFDGIFLAGIIAVLLV; from the coding sequence ATGAACAACCGTCGCCTGATAATCCCGCCAGTTTCCCTCCCGGTGCTCGTGATTATTTCGGTTCTTTTTCTCCTGGTGTTCATGCTGTTCTCGAGCATCGTGATGGCCGCGTTTGGAAAGCTCGGCATGCCGCCGGGAGTTGCCTACGCGCTGTTCGTCTTCGCCCTCGTGGGGAGCTTCATAAACATCCCCATAGCGGAGGAGACATCTTACGAGCCCGTCCTCAGGGTCAGGGAAGTCAGGTTCCTCGGCATCCCCTACCCAGTGCCCTTCTTTGACTGGGCCGAGAGGAAGGTCATAATAGCAGTGAACGTCGGCGGTGCCCTCGTCCCCCTCAGCATCACCCTCTACGAGATACTCAGGATGCTGTACTTCGGCAGGTTCGGGCTCCTTTTCAACACGGTTCTTGCCGTTACCATAGCGGCCCTCTTCAGCCACGCGGTCGCGAGACCTGTGAGGGGCCTTGGAATAGCGATGCCGGTGTTCCTGCCACCCCTAATGGCGGTTCTCCTCGGCTGGGTCTTCGGGGACGGAAACCCGAACGTCGTTGCCTACATCAGCGGGACGCTTGGGGTCCTCATCGGTGCGGACCTTATGAACTGGAACAAGATCAAGAACCTCGGGGCGCCGATGGTTAGCATAGGTGGCGCCGGAACCTTCGACGGCATCTTCCTGGCTGGAATAATTGCCGTTCTTCTGGTATGA